A window of Symphalangus syndactylus isolate Jambi chromosome X, NHGRI_mSymSyn1-v2.1_pri, whole genome shotgun sequence genomic DNA:
GAGGTAAATgctagaataaaacaaaaatgtttatggTAGTTGCCTATGGTAGTAGCCTCTGAGGAGTGGGAATGTGGAATGGCAAGGAAAACTGcagtttttaataattaaaaaaaagtcttgtaccataagattttaaaaatttgtgtgtgtattcatttgataaaaatgaaaaagagctaaaagcaaaagacacatgcagacacacacacacacacacattgtggagaCAGAATGCGATTCTGACGCATTGGGTCTGAGGTGGGAGCCAGGATCCTGCATTTTCAACAAGATAGTTAGGTGATTTCGATGCAGGAGGTCTGCTAGTAAGTAGCAAACTTTGAAAAACACTACTATATCCAATGTTAAAATCATTTAGCAATGAATTTTGATATAATCCATCTCCTGCTGTGTTCCTTTTGAAGTGGCAAGTTTCAGTTGCTAAAGAATAACATTACAGTTTCAAGGCTATGTATTCAATCAGGGGCAGAACTGGGCGGAGAACTGAGGCCTTCTGACTCAATAATTAACGTAGTTACTTTGTAAGCTTCTATTATGTGCTATGGAGTAACAAAATGAGTAAGATAAACTCTGCTTTAAAGGGCAAGTCTACTGGGGTAATTACAATGCCTGACAAATATATTAGTTAAGATTTTATGAAGCATTTTTCCCACATTTCATGTCAGTATTAACATAACTATAAAGAGAGAAGACGGACATTCTCCACAGTTCAGAAGGGAACCTATTGGGGATTCAATTCACCAGGGACTTCAGGTGAATCTAAAGGGCTTTGTTACCTGGAAGACTCTAGCCCACCAGCAACAACTGGGGCCTTAGAGGGTGCAGGACCCTGGAGAGGGGACACAATGCCCAACAGATGTGGCATTACCCAGGGGAAAGTGGCAACTATCTCTCAGCTTCCTGTACCTATTTTTAGGCACAGGTGAGACCTCCCTCAGAAAcactccacaccctcaccaactGTCTGACTTGGTACTGTTAGTGCAGGGGAGAGGGCAGGAGCCAGCCTAACACAGGTCACAGACTCAAGCATCATATCTGATCTACTCCACAGCCCTGGGAGGTAAGTTTTAGCCCCATTTCACACAAGGCTGTCACTTACAGCAATGAATCTGTAGTAACTGCCAGGTTGATTCCTCCAACTTCAAGTCCCAGGGGTAATGTGAGTTTTATCTaccattttgttttctaagaatAATTGTAAGTGTCTCCACTGCCTTCATATGATCAATGAATAGTTCTTTTGATTGCCTAGTAtttactattttcttattttgtttaccttttattacttcttttaaaacaaaaatagcctgtgctttttagatttaaaaaagtacagatgagaaaaagaataattttcagTCCCACCACACAAAGAAAATCATGATTTCTCTTTGGTCTACTCAATTGCATAGTGTCCCCCATGTATGGATATATTATGTAAacgttttttttttccagaaatgggCTGATACTGTATACATggttctgaaaactcttttttattgttattttacaatGTACCATGAACATTTATTCCATGCACATGGGTGAAAATCCTCTACTAAAAGACAGAGCACTGTAGGTAGGTCAAAAGTCTGCTGGTAACAAGAGTGACACCTAAAGGAAAGTATCAGCTTAAGGTTAAAGCACATAGCCCGGCAAATGCCTGCCAGGAAAAGCAGGACTGGCAATATTCCCATCAGAGAAATCAGAATTAAAGGCCAAAGACATTAAACATATGGGACATCTTCTAAGTCTTTCTGGCCCCTACCTCCGCCCCTCACTCCCCTCACACCCCGTTGGCCCCTTGGGGCGAATGGATCCTGTACATCTCTTTGCATCCAGTGAAAACCACCCATTTTCTGCTTTTTCCTTAGCTCCTCCTGAGCCCTTGATACATCTCCACATTCTCTCATCATCTCCTCACTGCTCAGATGCCTTTCTTGTAAGTCCTCCTGAGAGTCCTTGGGGGAATCGTCCGTCCCCCTGTCCGTTTTTCGTTTTGCTTTCCGGGGCACATAATCTTCAGCCGGGCGCTTTTCAGCGGCCCGCGGCTGGCTCTCTGGCTTTGCCTGGGAGGCTGGCTTGCCCTCACTTTGCGGCTTGCCCTCACCTTCGGACTTGCCCTGCTTTTCCTGGCTTCCCTCATCTTCCAGTTGTCCCTCATCACCTGGCTCTCCCTCATCCTCTCGCTTTCCCTCGCATTCTGTCTTCCCCTCCATGTCCGGCTTTTCTTCCTCGTCTGactttccttcatcttctgtACTTCCCTCATCTTCTGGCTTTCCCTCACTTTCTAGGTTTCTTTCATTCTCTGGCTTTCCTTCGTTTTCTTTGTAGAGCTTTTCCATGTTGAGATGTTCCCTTATTTGCCTTTCCTATGAGACAAAAAGAAGACACAGGACACTGAGGGCTTTGGGGGTTGAACGCAGGTCCTTATAGTACTTGTCTTTCTTAACTTAGGGTTTTCCTGACCCTATCCCATCTTCCAGGTGCACTCCCACCCTtacattccttcctttctttttcactttacaCTTGTTCACACGAGCCAACCTTACAGAAACTTCCACAGGTGCTTCTCCCTACATTTAAGGAGGATGTGCTGAGAAATGCGTAGGAGCATATTGGCCCTTAAACTTTGCTCTGGCCTTGGCTATGCCTACCCATACCAATTTTAACTGGGTGGTTCCAATTTACACTGACCTGCAGAAATCCTgggcagttttcttctttttccccttgCATGCAGTTGTAAGACTTATAAAATTGCAGACAGAACAGAACCATAGCCAGTTCTCAGATTTCAGGGCTACTCTTATATCCTCAGGGGGCATCACAGATACTACACCTCCATTCTCTTACTTTCGTATTCTCCCCTCTATCCTCACCAGCCACAGATCACCATATTCCCTTAGGGTCTTGACAGCAGTCATGTATCCCGAAACTGCAAGAGGGAGGATTGGAGGAGGGGTGGCAGGCAGTGGCCTCCCCAACTTCTGCTCTGGCTTAAGTCACTCCTACTCCCAAGGGTCCTGGTGCAGTAGCCCTCTCCCACTGACCTGCACTGATACTGCAGGTCTTTCGTTTTCTTATCTAGGTTAGTGCTCACAACCACAGACGTGAAGACCTGCAGAAAGACAAGAAACAGGTGGGTGAATGAGAAATTGAGAAAGTGAATGACTTGTAACTTGGACACTGGTTCTTTGGGACCCTATTTGTCAAAACTTTCCCAGCTCCTATCACCTCCTCGCCCTTTCCCTTGCATTCTCTGATTCCCCCTCTGCAGGCAGCTCCTTCTTAAGAGCCTCCATTGTTCTACTTCTGGGAAATAGGCAAGAAAGATTATTTCCAAAGCGTTTCTATGTTTCTGAATCTTCCTCCCAAATTTTTATCTCACTTTTCTGGCACGAAAATGAGTGGGGTTAGAGACAAGGATGTTCTGAAGACAGAGTGTTCTGCTGCCCTCAGATCTCTACATTCCAAATCCCTCACCCTAGGGTAGCCAAATAGCAGAGCCCACCACTTCTCTGAAAGTGGTGATAACAGAGATAGGGGGCAGGGCAGAAATGTCCAAAACACTCCTGCCACCTCCTGCCTCCCCACATACACAGAAAGCCCACATTTTTCTGCAATGCAAGAGACAAATTATTTCCAAACCCGGTAACATTTTTGGTCTTGCTGCTACCTCATCTCAATCCTCCTAGTTCAGAAGCCACTCCTCCTGGATAGGGAGGTGATCCCCAGATCAAACCTCTGTCTCCCTTTTTCTACAGCACCTCCTTCCCTGGACCCCCTTAGCCCACCATTTCCGGCTCCAAAATGGAGGGAGGATGGAGAAAAGACACCGGGGAACTCAGGCCTGGACCCGTTGCAGGGTCCGCCCTCCGCAGCCTGGGGTCACTGACTGCGCCCGCCTCCCGCTGCCTTGCAGGGATCAGGCCGTTTTCTTGCCGTTTCGTCGCTGTTCTCTTCCCcgatcctcctcctcctccatcagaCATCGCCCGGTCGCCCGCTTCCTAGGAGTTCCCGACTGGTACCCAATTCTCAACCCTTGACCTCTCTCGAGTtccgcccccctcccccctctccgCCCCGCACCAAGCCCTCCATTTCTTGCACCAAATGAGTGAGCATcgggaaaggagtggagagaatCCAGCCCTGGACCTGCTCTGGTCTTTGCCCTCTGCCATCCCAACCACAGGGATCCACAGGCTGTGGATGGGTTCGTAGCCATCTCGGGGAAATGACTCTTCCTCACATTTCCTTCTGCCAGAAGCCTGCACTTCTCCAGGGAAATAAAAGCTGGTACCCATACCTCTTGCCCAACACAAAAAAATTTCTGCGCCAAAATGAATGGGGGTAGAACGGGGCGGTATCTAGAAAGCAGATCCGATCCTCTGTAGCCTATGTGCATTACCATCCCTACCTCAGGGGTCCCCGGCTTGTACCGACCTGCAGGGCTGTAGAGCAGTTGCCTTCTCTGTCCCTCAGTCTGAAGTCTGCCTTCCTCCACGGAAACAGGGATCTGGTACCTGGAGGAGAGGGACTTCTGCACACGTCGGCTTCAGATCACGTGAGAAAAACGTCACCAGTGGGCTCGGGTCCCTAGTTCCCCTCCCACCCGCAGAAAGTGCGTCAGGAGCCAGCCCACTTCTTCCCTTCACTAGTCTGTCCGTCTGAGCGCCCTCCGCACCCCCAACCGCGGCTTAGCCCTCTCGCCCCAAGGCACGGGGCCCTGTCACTCATTTTGGTCTTTGCTAATCCCAGAGGTCAAATGTGACCCTTTTTCTGTgtggtatgtatttatttttccgtGGTTATCCGGGAGGGACTGCACCTTCTTCTAGAGCTATTGGCCATTGGTACATCtcagagtaattttttttctttctctccatttatCCGAAGGCACCTACTCGATCTAATTCTACACGCAGCCACTGATGTTCATTCTGCCTGTGGACCAGACCTTCTCATAATGGGTACAAGGTGGATTGTCAAGTAGGGATACAAGTAGTTAAAAtaggggttttattttttaaaatttttttggtctTATTTAATTCACTCTCCTCAGCATGGGTTATTCTTATAAGcacaaaattaaataaagctaTTTCATTTATGAGAAAGtgtttaagagagagaaaaacttaaaagattgcaaaattttctacTCAGAAGAGAGACCAAATTAAGTTCATAATATTAACTTTTGCCATATACACAAGGAATTCAATTGGCAACaagcaaaatatacattaaaaattttttcataaatagctgGTTCTCTCACGTtctatttcacacacacacacacacacacacacacacacacacacacacacacacatttaatgtTCCCAAATGATTACTGAGTGCTAAATAGACTTGCTGGAATCTGATGGttgacagaaaattcaaaaatgtctctttaaaaaatttggCTCATGGCTATTTTCATTCAAATGTTTAGCTCTAGGCAAAGGGAAGAGCTGTGAGACCAAGGCTGCAGGAGATGTGAAGGATGCAGAAATGGTCCTATCCTCCCTGCCCTGCCAAGATCAGGGGAAGGTGTTCTTCTCCACCCCCTCATATTCTAGAATTTCTCATCCCCTGCATTCAGGCACATGACTCTGTTGCTCGCTCCAAGAATATACCTGGACAGGTGACCAGGGTGGTGATATGAGTAAATGCCTTtggctccttccctcctccctccccctatTTCCCACAGGGATAACCCAGCCCCAGCAGAGAGTGGAGCATTGTTCATGCCTCTAGGAAACTAGAACAGATCTCTTCTAGACCCTTGCAGCTGAGGGTGTTCATGAGGCCTGAAGAAGTGATTGCTGGGGTAGAGTCCCCTGCAACCTGCCTGCTCTCTGCCCTTATTCACAGTGCCTGAGTGGAAGCCTCCTTACACCCTGTCTGTTGCCTCCCGCCTAGCCTAAAAAATGCAGTCTGCTGGGCCTCTCACCCCCAAACTCTGTATCTCCAGGGAACCCAGAGGGAGCCTAAACTTGCTGCAGGGTTGCTGCCTGCCAGTTCATACTACCCTATGACTGTCTCAGCAAATTTAAGCCAGTGTCTAAGGAGTTCTGCCATGCTGTCCATATTGACCTAGACCAAGTATTCCCAACTGATGAAGTCTGTGGGCCACCTGAAATGGTATGTAAAATTGCATATGTTTAGGAAGTAGTGGAGTATGCACACTCTTGTGAGAAGAAGATCTGTACCCTAGGAACCTGAATAATGTTTTGTTCTATTTGCACACCCCATTCTGTTTATCCATCATAtgttgatgaatatttaggtcattttcatcttttagctgttgtaaataatgctgccataTACAATCgtgtataagtttttgtgtggatgtatgtttttgttttatataagcAAGTTGACATCATGAAAAAGAGGAAACCATAAAGTAAggacaggaagaagaagaagctaCTTGACAAAGAGATAAGAAGGGGAAGACACAAACAGCAGCTGAGCCATGTTAAAGACAGCTCATCTATTCCTTGGGTTCAGGCATTATGAACCTATGAATCCCCTAAAATTATGTTcgaacttgtgtgtgtgtgtgtgtgtgtgtggtcgtggtttcactctgttgtccaggctggagttcagtggtgcaattatagttcactatagccttgaactcctgggctaaagggatcttctcacctcagccttccgagtaactgggactacaggtgcacgccacaactcccagctaatttctttaaatttttgtacagacagtgtctccctacattgcccaggttggtctccaattcttgacctcaagtaagccccctgcctcagcctcccgaagcactgggattacaggcatgagccgccgcacccaggctggatatataaatttttattgtgtgtGCACATTTGCTGAGAATAGGGTCCATTGCTCTCATTAGATGTTCAAAGGGGTATGTAATATTAAAAAGATGAAGGCCATTGACCCAAAGAATATActtctgtatacatttttttcaagtcatgctatctttattctcttttttaaagagaaattcacataacatagaattaaccattttaaagtgtacagttcagtgatatGTATAGTACACTCAAAATATTGTGTAACCATCCCCTCTATTTAGTTCCAAAACAGTTTCATCAGTCTGAAAAGAGACCccatacccattaagcagtcattCTCAATTCCCTTTTCCCCTAGTCCCTAGCAATGACTTATCTGCTTTCCATCTTTATGAACttacctattctagatatttcccataaatggaattgtacaatatgtgaccttttgtgtctggcttctttcacacagcataatgttttcaaggttcatctacgTTGTAGCATGtgcaatacttcattcctttttatgaattaataattcattttttatgcataccacattctgtttatccatttatatgttgatatatatttggattgttttgccttttggctgttataaataatgctgccataaacaattatgtataagtttttgtgtgggtgtatgtctttatttctcttgcatATATAGCTAGGAGTGTAATCATTGGGtcttatggtaattctatgtttaaatttttgagaaacCGCCAAACTGTGTTCCACAGTAGCTGCAACATTTTGCATTCCTATCAGCAAGACTCCAATTTTACCATATCCTTGCAAACAattgttaatttatattttttatatttattatcctAGTGGGAGagaagtggttttgatttgcaatttctTAATGACccatgatgttgagtattttttcttggatttgttGGATATTCGTATATttcctttggagaaatatctattcaagtgctttgtcaatttttattttttattttttaacttttatgtcaGGTttgggggcacatgtgcaggtttctttcataggtaaattgcatgtcacaggggcttggtatacagtttatttcatcagcCAAATAATAATCATAGTAcctaatatgtagttttttaatcctcatcctcctcccatcctccaccctcaagtaggtcccaatatctgttgttcccttcttcgTATTCaggagttctcatcatttagctcccacttgtaagtgacaacatcaggtatttggttttctgttcctgcattagtttgctgaggataatagcctccagctccatccatattcctgcaaaatacatgatctcgttctttttatggttgcatagtattccgtggtgtatatgtactacattttctttatccagtctgtcactgatgaacatttaggttgattccatgtctttgctattgtgaatagtgctgcagtgaacattcgtgtgcatgtgcctttatggtagaatgatttacattcctctgggtatatacccagtaatggaattgctgggtcaaatggtagctctgtttttaacTCTTACAGGAATcaacacactgatttccacagtgATATCGAGCTtccatgtatgtcttcttctgaagtgtctgttcatgtcctttgcccactttttaatggggttgtttttctcttgcaaatttgtttaagtcccttatagatgcttgatattagacctttgtcagatgcatagtttgcaaatatattctcccactctgtaggttgtctgtttattctgttgatagtttcttttgccatacaCAAGCTCCTATgtttaattaaatctcatttgtcaatttttgcttttgacgcaattgcttttggtgtctttgtcatgaaacctGTGCCCAtttctatgtccaggatggtgttGTCtatgttgtcttccagggtttttatagttttgggttttacatttaagtctttaatccatcttgagttgatttttgtatatgttgtaagGAAGCAGGAATCCAGTCTCAATCTTCTGCATATCCTTACCcattttttaattaggttgttttgctttttgttgttgagttgtaatagttctttatatattctggatattagttccttATTTGAtatatagtttgtaaatatttcctcccattctataggtcctctttcactttcttaatagtgtcctttttatgcacaaaagtttttcattttgaagaagtccaattcatctatttttcttttgttattcatggttttggtgtcatatctaaaaatgtattgctaaatccaaggtcatgaagatttacgtAACCCTTtgctttcttctaaaagtttcatagttttagctcTTGCATTTAGgtttttgattcattttgagttaattttgtatatggtgtaattTAGGGTTGTTTTATaagattttaagattatttttatggCAGGACACAACACACGGTCACCTGGAAAAATGAAAGGCAGAACTTTTGTTACTTATGGCTCCAAACTAGAGAAGGCTACCAGGCAAGACCACACAGGGGGTTGCATCTGGGTAACAGCAAATTGGAGCTGTAAGGAGCAGCTTACTTATGTCAAGTGGGGTGGGATTAGCTAGGTTTCACTGGCTCCCTCATTATTGgctaatttgaataatttctcAGGTTCCAGGGTATAAGGGCTGTCCCTAGCTGTCTATACCTGGCCCCTAGGTGAATAGGGCTGGTCTGAAGTGGCCCAGAGTGTGAACACCTGATAAGGGAAGTGGTTAGAGTGTGGAGTTAATCAGCAGCCCAAGAAGGGGAACCAACAGGCCTCTAACCAGGGCCTCAACAATAGGCCACGACagcattaatataaaaaatacattacaATTTACTCCTTGATGTCTTGACATCCATTTTGAGCTCGATTATTTAAGGCATTTGAGTGGCCTGAAGTGTAGAGGAGATATTCAGAGATTAGGGCAAAAGTTGCCCTAAACAgcataaaaaaagttttattatgaaagtaaaaaggaggaaaatatgtGGAAGTATAAGAAGTTTTTGTCAGCTAGTCATAACCAAGTTTCCTATTTATATGCTATTAGGCAAGAAAATAGATCTGAAATTTTCTGGATCCCTAACAACATCTTTAATGGCATTGTAAAGTGTGCtttaaacataaattatatatattttattataataatattttggtGTATTAATTAGGTCAAGGTGACAGGGCCAGTAATGTTGTTGGAGGATATGAACTAATAGCttagtaaaatatatgtaaaggttAGTGATATTGTTTGTAACCAAATAAAAGGCATAGATGGTCATGGTTGAAAATGTAGGGCAGAAGATAGTGATAGAAAGTTGGACGggggaggggtggagccaagatggccaaataggaacagctccagtctacagcttgcagcatgagcaacacagaagatgaatgatttctgcatttccaacggAGGTACCAGGtgcatctcactggggattgtcagacagtgggtgcaggacagtgggtgcagtgcactgagcctgagccaaagcagggtgaggcatcgcctcaccagggaagtgcaaggggtcagggaattccctttcctagccaaggaaaggggtgacagacagcacctggaaaatcaggtcacttccaccctaatactgtgcttttccaatggtcttagcaaacggcacaccaggagattatatcctgtgcctagctcagagggtcctacacccacagagcctcgctcattgctagcacagcagtctgagatcgaacttcgaggtggcagcaaggctgggggaggggtgcccgccattgccaaggctcgagtaggtaaacaaagtggctgggaagctcaaacagggtggagcccactgcacctcaaggaggcctgcctgcctctgtagactcctcCTCTGGGGGCacggcatagccaaacaaaagacagcagaaatctctgcagacttaaatgtccctgtctgacagctttgaagaaagtaggggttctcccagcacacaggtTGAGacctgagaacaggcagactgcctcctcaagtgggtccctgacccctgagtagcctaactgggaggcaccccccagtaggggcagactgacacctcacaccaccaggtactcctctgagacaaaacttccacaggaatgatcaggcagcaacatttgctgttcaccaatatctgctgttccgcagcctctgctgctgacacccaggcaaacagggtctggagtggacctctggcaaactccaacagacctgcagctgagggtcctgactgttataaggaaaacaaacagaaagca
This region includes:
- the TCEAL5 gene encoding transcription elongation factor A protein-like 5 isoform X1; protein product: MEKLYKENEGKPENERNLESEGKPEDEGSTEDEGKSDEEEKPDMEGKTECEGKREDEGEPGDEGQLEDEGSQEKQGKSEGEGKPQSEGKPASQAKPESQPRAAEKRPAEDYVPRKAKRKTDRGTDDSPKDSQEDLQERHLSSEEMMRECGDVSRAQEELRKKQKMGGFHWMQRDVQDPFAPRGQRGVRGVRGGGRGQKDLEDVPYV
- the TCEAL5 gene encoding transcription elongation factor A protein-like 5 isoform X2, yielding MVMHIGYRGSDLLSRYRPVLPPFILAQKFFCVGQEVWVPAFISLEKCRLLAEGNVRKSHFPEMATNPSTACGSLWLGWQRAKTRAGPGLDSLHSFPDAHSFGARNGGLGAGRRGGRGAELERGQGLRIGYQSGTPRKRATGRCLMEEEEDRGREQRRNGLHVCGCEH